The DNA segment TGAGCAGCGAGGCGCCGACCTACACGGGGCTCTACCTGGGCAACGCCACCACGCTGCAGGCCAAGGGCGTGGGCTGTACCGACGCGGCGGTGGGCAAGATCTGGGCCAAGAGCGAGGCCGGCCGCCACGGCACCAAGATGAAGCTGACCATCGGCCCGCAGGGCATCCGCCTGGCGCCCTCCGACGCCGACGCCACCCGCCCGGGGCACCTCTACCTGCTCCACCGCGTCACCTACTGCGTGGCCGACCCTCGCCTCCCGCGCCTCTTCGCCTGGATCTACCGGCACGAGGTGAGGCACAAGGCGGTGCTGCTCCGCTGTCACGCCGTCCTGGTCTCCAAGGCCGAGAAGGCCCGTGCCATGGCGCTGCTCCTCTACCAGACCTCGGCGGCGGCGCTGGCCGAGTTCCGCCGCCTCAAGAAGCGCGCCGACGCGCGGCACCAGCAGCTCCAGCAGGCGGGCCAGGGGGCCGGCGGCGCCATCCCACTCGTGCCGCTGCGCAAGCTGCTCCTGCACGGGCCCGGCTGCTGCTACAAGCCGCCCGTCGAGCGGAGCCGCAGCGCGCCCAAGCTGGGCTCCATCACCGAGGACGCGCTGGGCGAGGAGCTGGAGGAGCGCGCCGCCGGCCGCGGGGGCTGCGCCAacggcgaggaggaggaggatgactacgaggaggaggaagacgaCTGCGAGGACGAGGAGCTGCTGGCGCCGCTGGCCGACGGGGAGGGCGCGGAGGGCCAGGCGTCGCCCAGCCTCGGGCAGCTCATCAGCGGCTTGGGCGAGCTGGTTATCGGCAACGACGTGGCTCTCCTGCGCGCCGACCTGCGCGTCACCCGCCTCCTCTCCGGCGAGAGCACCGGCAGCGAGTCCTCCATCGACAGCAACGGCCGCGACGGGGGGTCCCCGCCGCCGCCGCGGCTCCAGCCCTGCCACGGCCCGGACTGCCCGCAGCCCGACAGCGGCTGAAGGAGGGAGCGGCCGGCTGCAGCGCCTCGACAACCCTCCTCTGCCGGCCGAAGTGGCGGATGGACCGAGCGAGCGAGGAGTGGCAGTGGAGGGGAAGGGCGGGGGCCGTGGAGCTGCGGAGGCGGACGCCAAGCCGTGGGAACGGCGGGCCAGGCCCCCGGCGCCCTCGCAGAAGGAGCGCCCCCCGCCCCCGGCTGCCGTCGATCTTTTCAGCTGAGGAGGAGCCCCGCCAGGCTGCCCACCCGCCGGTaggatctcccccccccgcacGCGGGCGCGGCCCGGAATGTTCGGATGCACCGGCCTGGATTGGTTTCCTCCCGGACCTGCCAAATACTTTCCCGTAAAtcgtgggggtgggggaggggtgtgTCTTGTTTACAGTTCCAGAATTGGGGGACAACAGAGGGgagcccctctcccttcccccttcttgttctcttctttttttaaaaaaaaatacatgtatCTCTCCAGCCTGGTTCATTGCATTCCATGCTGTCTTTGTAAAAGATGTTTGCACTGTGgcccttttgtttttttaaattatgacAATGAGTATTCTAcaggaatcccttttctccagtctcagtgtttctatatatatatgtgtgtgtgtgtgtgtgtgtattatattatattatatcttTTGCTGTGCAAAAGGAAACTGTAAATGTGGCTGTTCACTTCAACATACAGAAAACCCCAACGCTTGTCTCATAGATTTTGTTATCGTCATGGCGATGGTTTTGGAGGGCATCCAGGGATCGGGAACTTTGTTTTCTTGGTTTGTTTTGCACACAGGTGGAGAAAATAACAAAGGGCAGGATGTGGAAGAAGAAGGGAGCCTGCAGCTGGCAGAGGAGGGGGGTCTGTGGGTttgtgctctccccccccccgcctgtaaTATTTGGAGCCTGGGCATGTGCTGTAGGAGCAGGCTGGACTCTTGCCCCCCCCCTCTGGCTGTGGCTGTTGGTAAAGTGGATCagggctgggggggaggggggtgagCGATGGAAATGTTGTCCTCAGAAAACTGCCATTAATCTGGGGAGAGGGATTTAAGTAGGGAGGAATGGGGGGGCAGGGTTAAAAAAATCCCCCAGTGCTGCTGCCCAATCTACCCATTTGCAAAGGCACATGTGAGGTGTTTgcttttgtgtaaaaaaaaaaaaaatcagaactcTCACCTCACAGGTGGTTTATTTAGTCCTCAGAgctcagttttccagggacagttCTGGAACAGGTGAAGGTGGATTGCacacattctctccccccccccgctggacCAGAGTGCAGTtgcacacacctctctctgcTCAGTCAGGCACCTTTTCCTGACTGCATGGGAAGCAGAAGGCAGTTTCACTCTGCAGGGATGGCGTGtggcatgcacgcacgcacacacaccccgctCCCTTTGCTGATGGAACGTCTGAGAAGCACCTTTTTGCTTCATGATCCTTCCAGACTGTTCATGGTCCACCCTGCAAGGTACATCTCTCCATATCCCACagccacccctccccttctctggcTGTTAAATAACTAACCCTTTCCTGCCCTGTGCCCAGCCCACGACCCTCAGGATCTGTTGCCCAAGGGGGATGTCTTTGGCCAGTCTCCCCCCCAACCTCCCCCCCAACGCTACAAGAGTTCATGGGGTGCACCACTTTTTGGCACCCTAGAAATGTTGCCGCTCTAGGTCCAGGTGAACATTTGGCTGGCTGGTCTGGCTGCTCCCATCTCCCAGGCCTTGCAGGCTCCACCAGGCCTGATTCAGTACCTGATTTTACAGGTTTGGTAGCCAAGTTTGGTGCTTTTAGTTGATTTGGTTCCAAGTGAGCATCTTGTTCAGATGTTCAGAGCACCTCAGCTAAATCTCAAGTAACAGCTGAGACCGACTCATTCACTTGGAACACTTACTGTCATTCTGTCCTTCCAGGAGCTCAGCATGGCCTACATTTCCCCCACTTCCCCCATTTTGTTCtctaataaccctgtgaggtagcttaggctgagaggccattttacttggttttttttttgctgtttcagAGCCAAAGGTGGGGAGATTTCAGTTGCCCGTTAGAACCCACGGCCTAGAGGGGAGGGTGGGCTCGGGGAGGGTGGGCTCGGGGAGGGTGGGCTCCCTCCCTGGAGGCCTTCCAGCAGAGCCTGGGCAGCCACCTGAATCCGGGGATGGCCCTCACTGGGGGTGTCCTCCACACCTGCACACTGGCTCGTGTGTTGAGGCCCTGCAGCAACCGAGGTGGAGAACTGCAAGAGGGCATCTTGGATGGGACTGGCCAGGAGTTGGAAGTTGTTTTCAATTACATTGGGAACTCATTCAGAAAGTCATCTGAACCAAGAAGCGCTCCCTTCACGGAACGGCTCTGGTGTCCAAAGCCCATGATTAATTCACGCTACCAGTCCTGCTGGATTACAGTTGCTCACACAAAGCTATTCCAGTAATGAGCAATTGTGGTTGCAAATGTGGAGGGATCAGCTGTGGACGGGCTCTTAGTGCAGGCTTTTCCCACCCACCAGCACTGAGCCACCCTGCAGCAATAAGGGCCAGCCGGCGTGCTGTTCTGGTCACACCGGTTGGATTGTGAAAAGCTGGCTTGTCAGAGGTGGCTAGACATGAATCTTTCACATTAGCCCTCTCCGTGAGCCTGGGAGGGAATGTTGTAGCCCTGGAGAATTCTCTGGGGCCCAACTCAGCCAGGGCTGCCTGGATCCTGGGACAGCCACGAGCCCCCCAGGCTCTGAATGGCTTTCAGCAAAGAGTGTCCAGGTGATGACCTGGGAAAGGAAGTCATCTACTTCTGCCAGCCCTGTGGCCACTTGCCCAGAGCCTCCTCCATGTAGTGCTGGGCAAACAAGCATTTGAGCAGGAGGCCTCTGTGGCAAAGTTCCTGTTGCAGCAAAGAGAAGAGGCATGAAGCACTTGAAAGAGTAACACATTTGCCCTGGCATAAGAGTCTCCATCAGAGCTTAGGCTCCAAAAAACTACTCGTCCTTAAAGTGCCACAAGCCTTCTGAGGGTTTTCCAAAAGTACGGCACACAGTGAGCTGCTGCGACTACTGCCACAGCCTCAGCAAAGTCTTCAAATGCCAGCCCTGCAAGACAAGGGCTACTGAGGGGCATCTCTCGCTCTCTGTCCCCATCCCCCTTGCCCTGCCTTCCCAGCCTCTGGAGGGGAGAGGCTCTGCCTGTTGTCTCCCGGGATGACCCCTCATTGGCCCAATGTGCTGTCCTGCTCAGCCCCCAGATCCTGCACAAGCCAAGGGCTGAAGCTTGTCCTTTGGCAAAATCTGTCCGGCTGGCCTCCAGCAAGCATCAAATGATACCAGCCAGATGAGCCTGGAAATGGCTTCTCGGGCACAgcagaaggcaaggagaggcCACAACAAGCACCCCGGAGAACTCTGAGCATGCAAAGGATGGCGGTGGAGAGACCCAGGGGAGAAAAGGCTGCCTTCTCCGCCTCCTCCATTCTACCCCTTGCTGCTTGTCTGTCTAGCTCAGGAATGGACTAGTCAGTCAGGGCTGTGCTTGTTGGACAGTCGTGCCCAGAGCCTCACAGGATGTGGATAAATGTTTTGTCTCTAGCCATAAGCAGACTCAGTCCGCCTCTATAGAGGGAGCAGGGACGGCTGCCGTGTCAGTGTTGCCCCACCCCCAGGAGCCCATCATTTTGCAAACTAAGCAACAGAATCTGGCTCTCCCCCAAAGGCCAGGAGGTGCCTCTTGTGAGCGACACAGTCCCCCAAGAAACCTGTTGACCTGCTGCCTGGGCCTGAGTGCGAATCACAGCTTCATCCTGGTGAATGCGAGAGAGGCCTTCCTGCTTTCCTGCCCCAGGCAGTCTTCAAGGACCAGCCAGGGACTGCCCTCAGCTGCCTTCTCCACACCCTCTGCCTGGGCAGGGGGCACCAGAGCTGCCCATGAAGCCCCGTGAGGCCCTCCAGCATCCAGGCTCCCAGAGCCAGGCTTCCTCTGGAGGAGAAGCATGAAAAACAAGCAAGCCAGCATGGTGACTCAGGGCCTGCCATCTGTCCACTCCCTTGGCTGCTGCCCTCCTGGACAGGCCTGGCTACTCCTGCTCTGCATCCACACCTGTGGCCTCCTTCCGTGCTGCTGCCTCCCTCCGTGAGTCATCCCAGAGTAGAATGAGCTCCGTGGGTTGGCTGCATGTTATGCAAGGCAGGGAGCCCTTTGGAAACTCTCAGCTTGATTCTGCGTCACCCGGTGATCTGCATTCCCTTCTGCAGAACCCAGCAATTGCCCTGCATTCATCCATTCCCTATAAGGATGCCAGCCAGCCAGAAGCCACTGAAGCAGGCAGGCAGCCGCCCTTGCTATCCGCCCCCAGCCAGGGCAAGCCGAGAGGGATGAGACTGATGCTCAGAGGGAGCTAGCTGGGAGGCAAGCTTGCCTGtcctcctccagggagctcagggGGGCAAATACAGTTCTCCCCACGCCCTcttgtcttcacaacaactctgtgaggcaggttaggctgagaggtggtgacaaggctgagtggggatttgaacctgggtctccctgttCTAGTTCAagactgtaaccactacaccatatgttggaatgtatgaggttcaactccaacttggtgggttgaggctgcatggggttaataagggtagctagagagagctagacctcttgctggttgaggctatacctatccctttgattcTCTTtagtctctccccttcctgctaggctgataagcaacaggttgtttgatcccagttccttcccgcctttctcagtgttctctttctcttgagaggggagcagacatcttctcttcctctctcctctcaaccaggatgagagctgcactgggaccagtgcaggctgctccagcatagccagttagctagatatagaactctttcctatcgagcatgtacttccagaataaagtagttgtttcttattttaaagcttaaagtctctgtctgactaattagcaaagattcacacacacactaagctcgctcaatactctccgttccgcagcagtacgcaactctgctacgcatctcaatagagaaattctgACATTTTGTTCTGGGggacagggaaggagaaagagatcCCCATGGACAAAGATAAGGGGAACAGGATTTGTGGCTCCCAGGTGGGAGAGTTAAGCCCCTGGGGAGGCCAAAGGACTTGGAGTGCTGCTCTCATTCACAGCTCCTTGCAGAGAAGAGCTCAAGATAAGTGGGGAAaggaactgctctctggacccaccgttggctccagaatcgtactcaaagcgggcttatcaagggttccttctcaaactggggagaggtaacaagtggggtaccacagggctcagtccttgatccagtgctcttcaacatttttattaatgattggatgtgaaggtgcagggaatgcttatcagatttgcacatggtacaaaattgggagggatagctaactccctggaagacagaaacaaaatttaagggaatcttgataggctggagcattgagctgaaaacaacagaatgaaatttaacagggataagtgcaaagttctacacctacgaaaaagaaaccaaatgcacagttataagatgggggatgcttggctcagcagtactacatgcaagaacgatcttggaattgttgttgatcagaagctgaatatgagccaacagtgtgatgtggctgcaaaaaaggcaaatgctcttttaggctacattaacagaagtatagtttccaaatcgcatgaagtattagttcccctctcttcagcactggttaagcctcatcttgactactgtgtccagttctggaaactgcactttaagaaagatgcagacaaactggatcaggttcagaggagggcaacaaggatgatcaggggactagaaacaaagccctctgaggaaagactgaaagaactgggcatgtttagccttaagaagagaagactgaggggagatatgatagcactcttcaagcacatgaaaggttgtcacacagaggaaggccgggaCCTCTTCTCGatcctcccagagtgcaggacatggaataatgggctcaagatgcaAGAAgcaagatttcaactgaatatcagaaaaaacttcctaactgttagagcggtgtgACAATGgatccaattacctagagaggtagtgggctctccgacacgaggccttcaagaggcagctggacagccatctgtcggggatgctttaatttggattcctgcactgagcagggggttggactcgattgccttataggccccttctaactccacgattctatgattcagtgATGCTCTGCCCAGCCAGCAGCAGTGAGCGACAGGCAGGCATGCTGGATGGAGGCAGCCTGCGGCTTGCCTTGGtgctaggaaggaaggaagccgcccgcccgcccgcccacccTGCTCCACTGCCACTCCTGGGCCAGCTCCATTGCCAAGACAAACCTCTGCACAGGCCAACTCACACCCCTTTCACACAGAGGAGTCATTCCAAAAATGTAGCcacttccattccccccccccccacaggtggTATCACTCGCATACATTTTTACACAGCAAGCTAGCTCAGGCTTTTCCTGGCAAAAGGTGATCCTGACAGAAatgggagggtttttttggggggggaggtgtgtTCCAGGGAGCATTCAGCTAGCCCCCTTGCTCTGATGGCCTGTAGAATCACAGAACTGTAGTtctggaaggggtctgtaaggccatggagtccaccctgtgctcaatgcagggatccaatttTAAGCATGTACCTCCAGCCAGAGGTCAAGTGGGGGTGCCCTTCAGAGCATATGAGCACTTCACACACTGCATGCACATCCCATGTGCTGGAAGAGGAACCCCCAGGAAGGAGCTCTTTGTGACCAGCCCAAACTCACTCCAGCCTTGAATGAAGGGAAGTCCCAGGCAGACCTTTGGGGGGAGGTGGCGGAGAGGACCTTATCTGAGCATGTCAAGAGTGACTGGAATGCCACAGCAAGAAGCGTGAGCCCTGGTAATCTCAAGGCATGATCCATTCAGGGGCTGCAGAGTCCAGCTGGCTCCAGAATGATGCCACACTGCTTTTTCCTCACCTCCCCCAGCATAGAACCAGCAGCTCCAAATTCAGAGCTAATTGTTTGTCAGAGAACTGGAGGCAGCCATGATTGAAGAGCGGCTGTGATTGCCGGTGGCAAGCACATTCCATTTTGGCTCTGCCACCATCAAGGTCTCTGGCAAGTCAGTTTTGCAGTTATTAATAGTAGTATTTCTTACCTGTCCTTCATCAGAAGGGCCCAGGGCAGATTAGAGCATTTCAAAATGCAATATAATTAAGATAACAACCTCCCCACCCATAACCCCAACACAATGATTCCTACAACATAGGACAGGGAGGACAGTGCAAGCAGTCCTTCGCTTTTCCAAGGCCCGGGTAAAGAGGCACATCTTTAGCACCTGTGTGTTCATTTTAATGTGGCCATTGTAGAGATTTATTAGACTGTGCCCATGATGAATAACATACAACGTCTGGAGCAGTTTTAGAACTATTTTTAGCCTCATTCCTTCATTTAAGAGAGGAAAAGGCTGGTGTGCACTCGCTCCTCTGCAGGCCTTTCAGAGAGGAAAACAGTGCAAGATTTCCCCAGCCCCCCAACAACTAGCCCTCCCTATGGCCTTGCACAGGGGCAGAGGGACTCCAGGAGCACAGGGACTCACCCCCACAGCTCTTTACTTTGCAGAGAGCAGAGCATCCCACAGAATCATAGTGCCCCTTCATCCATGGGGCCCACGCCTGCTTCACAGAAGAGGAAGTTCCCTCATCCTGATGTCTATGGGACAGTGGGGCAGGAGAGAAacaagcttctctctctctctctaagccaATGGCTCA comes from the Rhineura floridana isolate rRhiFlo1 chromosome 7, rRhiFlo1.hap2, whole genome shotgun sequence genome and includes:
- the FAM43A gene encoding protein FAM43A codes for the protein MRGRPGLRRAPPAEEQQQQQRPGLAAPSGGGDAMLPWKRHKFELLAADEEKQRRRRRHHLPDPLLSAPPLPPPPPPSGKGYCQASAVSLPCSAALGSLARACPAESALSRMGNLFRSRRKKFRVSSEAPTYTGLYLGNATTLQAKGVGCTDAAVGKIWAKSEAGRHGTKMKLTIGPQGIRLAPSDADATRPGHLYLLHRVTYCVADPRLPRLFAWIYRHEVRHKAVLLRCHAVLVSKAEKARAMALLLYQTSAAALAEFRRLKKRADARHQQLQQAGQGAGGAIPLVPLRKLLLHGPGCCYKPPVERSRSAPKLGSITEDALGEELEERAAGRGGCANGEEEEDDYEEEEDDCEDEELLAPLADGEGAEGQASPSLGQLISGLGELVIGNDVALLRADLRVTRLLSGESTGSESSIDSNGRDGGSPPPPRLQPCHGPDCPQPDSG